Proteins encoded in a region of the Shewanella polaris genome:
- a CDS encoding alternate F1F0 ATPase, F1 subunit alpha, with product MKPAPDFLQSIFEQTFSTLQQARQSFSPLLQPREVGIITSIATGIAIVSGLPKVGFEEVLKFPGDIFGIAFNVNENEIGVVLLGEYWHLQAGDEVERCGHIVDVPVGDGLIGRIINPIGEPLDGKGRLLSSTRLPVERPSPAIMNRAAVSVPLQTGIKVIDALIPVGRGQRELIIGDRQTGKTAIALDTILNQRGKNVLCVYCAIGQRTSGVAKVIATLEKQGAMEYTVVVVTEGNDPPGLAYIAPYAATSIAEYFMQQGRDVLIVYDDLTHHARTYRELSLLLRRPPGREAFPGDIFYIHSRLLERATHLSQEQGGGSLTALPIIETEAQDISAYIPTNLISITDGQIYLSPSLFELGVLPAINVGKSVSRVGGKAQRAAYRSVASNLKLAYAQFEELETFSSFGARLDDNTLKTIGHGRRIRACLKQAESTPISMVEQIAVLLALTANLFDDIPLTLMSEAELAVRNAAADFPAEIITRLETSEELTAEDRDAIIQSVHNALAQFMSSQKAEEIV from the coding sequence ATGAAACCAGCGCCTGATTTCTTACAATCAATATTTGAGCAAACATTTTCGACTCTGCAACAAGCGCGGCAATCTTTTTCACCCCTATTGCAACCGCGAGAAGTCGGCATAATTACCAGTATTGCCACTGGTATTGCAATCGTATCTGGCTTGCCAAAAGTCGGTTTTGAAGAAGTGCTTAAGTTCCCTGGTGATATTTTTGGCATTGCATTCAATGTGAATGAAAATGAAATTGGGGTTGTACTATTGGGAGAGTATTGGCATTTACAAGCCGGTGATGAAGTAGAACGTTGTGGGCATATAGTGGATGTTCCCGTAGGAGACGGCCTAATAGGCCGTATTATCAATCCTATCGGAGAACCCTTAGATGGCAAAGGCCGATTGCTATCAAGTACCCGCCTCCCCGTTGAACGTCCATCGCCTGCAATTATGAATCGTGCGGCGGTGAGTGTTCCCTTGCAAACAGGTATCAAAGTAATTGACGCCCTTATTCCGGTGGGGCGTGGCCAACGAGAGTTGATTATCGGCGATAGACAAACTGGTAAAACGGCTATTGCCCTTGACACCATACTGAACCAACGTGGCAAAAATGTACTTTGCGTATATTGTGCTATTGGCCAACGTACATCTGGTGTTGCCAAAGTCATTGCCACATTAGAAAAACAAGGCGCTATGGAATATACCGTGGTAGTGGTTACCGAAGGTAATGATCCTCCAGGCCTTGCTTATATTGCCCCTTATGCAGCGACCAGTATTGCCGAATATTTTATGCAGCAAGGACGCGACGTATTAATTGTTTATGATGACTTAACACACCACGCACGCACTTACCGCGAGCTGTCACTGCTGTTGCGTCGCCCTCCAGGACGTGAAGCTTTTCCAGGTGATATATTTTATATTCACTCGCGTTTATTGGAGCGGGCTACTCACTTAAGTCAAGAACAAGGTGGTGGTTCATTAACGGCGCTGCCCATTATTGAAACTGAAGCACAGGATATATCAGCCTATATTCCTACGAATCTCATTTCTATCACCGATGGGCAGATCTATCTTTCACCCTCGTTATTTGAACTGGGCGTGCTGCCTGCTATCAACGTAGGGAAATCTGTTTCTCGTGTTGGGGGTAAGGCACAACGAGCTGCTTATCGGTCCGTTGCATCAAACCTAAAATTGGCTTATGCGCAGTTTGAAGAGCTGGAAACATTTTCGAGTTTTGGCGCTCGATTAGATGACAACACATTAAAAACAATCGGCCACGGTCGACGTATTCGCGCTTGCCTAAAGCAAGCTGAATCCACGCCAATTTCTATGGTTGAACAAATTGCGGTCTTGCTGGCATTAACGGCCAATCTATTTGATGACATACCGTTGACACTAATGAGTGAAGCCGAGTTGGCAGTTCGCAATGCTGCTGCCGATTTTCCAGCTGAAATAATCACTCGTTTAGAGACATCTGAAGAATTAACAGCAGAAGATAGAGACGCCATTATCCAGTCTGTCCATAATGCATTAGCACAATTTATGTCCAGCCAGAAAGCAGAGGAAATAGTATGA
- a CDS encoding F0F1 ATP synthase subunit delta, with translation MLIDWFTVFAQVVNFLVLIWLLKRFLYRPIINNIDAREKRIATEIADADAKSAKAEQQRNEFEQKNAEFEQQKTTRMNKLIEDTKAERAQLLETVRQEAEDLRKKLQLALKNEQLNLQVALSQSAREEIFSITRKVLDDLAETSLEASMTEIFIRRLHELTDKETTDFTAAFNLSAKPILVQTAFTLPKPQCSVIKTEIEKILGHEITLQFAIEPKVISGIEISINGQKISWSINEYLRSLAKRVDELLLTTSSIENSDLSPSSAQDNNHETSA, from the coding sequence ATGCTAATTGACTGGTTTACCGTATTTGCTCAAGTGGTTAACTTTTTGGTACTCATATGGTTACTGAAACGATTTTTATACCGACCTATTATTAATAATATCGATGCCCGAGAGAAAAGGATCGCCACAGAAATTGCCGACGCGGATGCCAAAAGTGCCAAAGCAGAGCAGCAGCGCAATGAATTTGAGCAGAAAAATGCTGAGTTTGAACAGCAAAAAACAACCCGCATGAATAAATTAATAGAAGATACAAAAGCCGAGCGGGCTCAGTTACTCGAAACGGTTAGACAAGAAGCAGAAGATCTCCGTAAAAAATTACAATTAGCCCTTAAAAATGAGCAACTCAATTTACAAGTGGCGCTTAGCCAAAGTGCGCGCGAAGAAATATTTTCCATCACACGTAAGGTTCTCGACGATCTTGCTGAAACCTCTTTGGAAGCGTCCATGACAGAGATTTTTATTCGCCGTTTACATGAATTAACGGATAAAGAGACGACTGATTTTACCGCAGCATTTAACTTATCAGCTAAACCTATTCTTGTTCAAACAGCCTTTACACTTCCAAAGCCGCAATGCTCTGTTATTAAAACAGAAATAGAAAAAATATTGGGCCACGAGATAACACTTCAATTCGCCATTGAGCCCAAGGTCATCAGCGGGATAGAGATCAGTATCAATGGTCAAAAAATATCTTGGAGCATTAACGAATATCTCAGATCACTGGCAAAACGTGTTGATGAATTACTATTAACCACCAGCAGTATCGAGAATTCAGACTTAAGTCCCTCAAGCGCACAGGATAATAATCATGAAACCAGCGCCTGA
- a CDS encoding F0F1 ATP synthase subunit C, translating into MDSITIIAMVSIITAGLTITIGVIGPSLAEGKAVATALSALAQQPDASATITRTLLVGLAMIESTAIYCFVVSMILLFANPFWNYFIDLAAGI; encoded by the coding sequence ATGGACAGCATAACAATTATTGCAATGGTATCGATTATCACCGCAGGATTAACCATCACTATCGGCGTTATTGGACCGTCATTAGCCGAAGGCAAGGCAGTTGCAACGGCATTATCTGCATTAGCCCAACAACCTGATGCATCTGCCACTATCACTCGTACCCTGCTTGTCGGCTTGGCGATGATAGAATCCACTGCAATTTATTGCTTTGTTGTATCGATGATTTTGTTGTTTGCCAATCCATTTTGGAATTACTTTATCGACCTAGCTGCAGGTATATAA
- a CDS encoding F0F1 ATP synthase subunit A, with protein sequence MNLSPDQIIFWQMGFVKLNATIVFTWLVMLLLVISSIVITRKLSKNMRRTRWQNLLEMLVIMISRQIEEVGLSNPHKYLGFLGSLFLFIAASAICTVFPGFEPPTGSLSCTVALALSVFVAVPLFGIEEQGLRGYLVSYTKPTVIMLPFNIISELSRTLALAVRLFGNMMSGAMIIGILLSITPFIFPIVMTLLGLLTGIIQAYIFFILATVYITAATRIQKTEDELAQDSSDTIEEQDTKPGSQQ encoded by the coding sequence ATGAACCTTAGTCCTGACCAAATTATTTTCTGGCAAATGGGCTTTGTTAAGCTCAACGCGACGATAGTATTTACTTGGTTAGTCATGCTGTTATTGGTGATAAGTTCCATTGTTATTACCAGAAAATTATCCAAAAATATGCGCCGCACCCGCTGGCAAAACTTGCTAGAAATGCTTGTCATCATGATTAGCAGACAAATTGAAGAAGTTGGTCTGAGTAATCCCCATAAGTATCTAGGCTTTCTTGGATCGCTATTTTTATTTATCGCCGCCTCCGCCATTTGTACGGTCTTTCCCGGCTTCGAACCGCCGACTGGCTCACTTTCCTGTACCGTCGCTTTGGCATTATCTGTATTTGTAGCAGTGCCATTATTTGGCATTGAGGAGCAAGGCTTGCGCGGCTACCTAGTCTCCTATACCAAACCAACCGTTATTATGTTGCCATTTAACATTATTAGTGAACTGTCGCGTACGCTGGCCTTAGCGGTGCGATTGTTTGGCAATATGATGAGTGGTGCAATGATCATCGGTATTTTACTGAGTATTACCCCATTTATATTTCCGATAGTAATGACACTACTCGGTTTACTCACGGGCATTATACAAGCCTATATTTTTTTTATTTTGGCAACCGTATACATCACTGCAGCAACACGCATTCAAAAAACGGAGGATGAGCTTGCACAAGACAGCTCTGACACCATTGAAGAGCAAGACACTAAACCAGGCTCTCAGCAATGA
- a CDS encoding ATP synthase subunit I translates to MENLLVGNIFVELALALLAGALLGILFFAGLWWTVNQLQSSQHVALLFIISLLVRSTIVIAGFYFIIGKDWHNLVAGLFGFMLVRLITTRYIQLKQHTHSLNNDLILDTEEDVL, encoded by the coding sequence ATGGAAAACTTATTGGTAGGCAACATATTTGTAGAGCTAGCATTGGCTTTGCTAGCAGGCGCATTGCTGGGAATACTTTTTTTCGCAGGGCTTTGGTGGACGGTTAATCAGCTGCAATCAAGCCAACATGTTGCGCTGCTATTTATCATCAGTTTGTTAGTACGCTCAACTATAGTAATTGCTGGATTCTATTTTATTATCGGCAAAGATTGGCATAATTTAGTGGCGGGTTTATTTGGGTTTATGTTAGTACGTTTAATTACAACGAGATACATTCAACTCAAACAACATACACACTCGTTAAACAACGATCTCATACTCGATACTGAGGAAGACGTTTTATGA
- a CDS encoding AtpZ/AtpI family protein, translating to MNNKSQKKTSLKPNADTTKPEKYKSNNEKFSRQVDNMATRKLKAQRHVNKIVWMGFGMMGLIGWSVVVPTILGTVLGIWLDKHYPGEHSRTLMLLVLGLCLGCANAWYWIDKEDKEIHRGD from the coding sequence ATGAATAATAAATCGCAAAAAAAAACGTCGCTAAAACCAAATGCCGACACAACAAAGCCCGAAAAATATAAGTCCAACAACGAAAAGTTTAGCCGACAAGTTGACAATATGGCAACGCGAAAATTAAAGGCTCAACGCCATGTAAACAAAATAGTTTGGATGGGGTTTGGCATGATGGGACTCATTGGTTGGTCAGTGGTGGTACCGACCATACTCGGTACAGTATTGGGTATTTGGCTTGATAAACACTATCCCGGTGAACATTCAAGAACCTTGATGTTATTGGTTCTCGGTTTATGCCTAGGTTGTGCCAATGCCTGGTATTGGATTGACAAAGAAGATAAAGAAATCCACCGAGGCGATTAA
- a CDS encoding F0F1 ATP synthase subunit epsilon — protein MLSAHMNLKILLPYKVFTEQQNIVRIVAVTHQGSFGILPHRLDCVASLTAGLLVYECEGADEVYVAIDEGVLVKTGFDVLISVRNAIGGLGLGELHQAVEQEFMHLDEQEQQLRSVLIKMESDFIHRLTDFHHERV, from the coding sequence ATGTTATCAGCACACATGAACCTTAAAATTCTATTGCCATATAAAGTGTTTACCGAGCAGCAAAATATTGTACGTATTGTCGCAGTAACCCATCAAGGTTCGTTTGGTATTTTGCCCCATAGACTAGACTGTGTAGCGTCATTAACCGCAGGGTTACTGGTTTATGAATGCGAGGGGGCTGATGAAGTCTACGTTGCCATTGATGAAGGTGTATTGGTTAAAACGGGCTTTGATGTATTGATATCAGTGCGTAACGCCATAGGCGGTTTGGGGCTGGGTGAATTACATCAAGCCGTTGAGCAAGAGTTTATGCACCTAGATGAGCAGGAACAACAATTGCGTTCAGTACTGATAAAAATGGAAAGTGATTTTATCCACCGCTTGACTGATTTTCATCATGAGCGAGTGTAA
- the atpD gene encoding F0F1 ATP synthase subunit beta has translation MMDRKNASPNSGTVIAIRGSVVDILFAQQLPPIRTLLTTGEKGQVFLEVFSQLDEHRVRCIALTPTQGLARGMVVDDSGGPLLAPVGKTIISRMFDVFGNTIDHKPPPIDTQWRSVHNEPPAIDQLATKSEVFESGIKVIDVLMPLERGGKAGLFGGAGVGKTVLLTEMIHNMVGQHAGVSIFCGIGERCREGEELYREMKAAGVLDNMVMVFGQMNEPPGARFRVGHAALTMAEYFRDDEHRDVLLLIDNIFRFIQAGMEVSGLMGQMPARLGYQPTLGTELSQLEDRIANTDTGAITSIQAVYVPADDFTDPAAVHTFSHLSASIVLSRKRASEGLYPAIDPLQSNSKMATPSIIGQRHYDLAQKIRSTLAQYEELKDIIAMLGMEQLSAADHKIVARARRLERFFTQPFFTTEQFTSMPGKLVSLSEALDGCERILLDEFKDYPESALYMIGSIDEAINPKLEKINAQPTVDKQTDKQGT, from the coding sequence ATGATGGATAGAAAAAATGCCTCACCCAATTCAGGTACAGTTATAGCGATACGCGGTAGTGTTGTCGATATTCTATTTGCTCAGCAACTCCCGCCTATTCGAACTTTATTAACTACCGGAGAAAAGGGACAAGTTTTTCTCGAAGTTTTTTCGCAACTAGATGAACATCGAGTGCGCTGCATTGCGCTGACACCAACCCAAGGGCTGGCTAGAGGCATGGTGGTAGATGACAGCGGCGGACCACTATTGGCACCTGTGGGTAAGACAATTATATCGCGGATGTTTGATGTTTTTGGCAACACCATTGATCATAAACCACCACCAATAGATACCCAGTGGCGTTCTGTACATAACGAACCGCCAGCAATCGACCAGCTTGCAACTAAATCCGAAGTATTCGAATCCGGTATCAAAGTAATTGATGTATTAATGCCTCTTGAACGTGGTGGTAAGGCTGGACTTTTTGGCGGTGCCGGAGTGGGCAAAACGGTGTTACTGACCGAAATGATCCACAATATGGTAGGCCAGCATGCTGGGGTGAGTATTTTTTGCGGTATTGGTGAGCGTTGTCGAGAAGGTGAAGAACTCTACCGAGAGATGAAAGCAGCAGGCGTATTGGATAATATGGTAATGGTATTCGGACAAATGAATGAGCCACCTGGAGCACGCTTTCGTGTGGGTCATGCCGCATTAACCATGGCCGAATATTTTCGTGACGATGAACATCGTGATGTGTTGTTACTGATTGATAATATTTTTCGTTTTATTCAGGCGGGTATGGAAGTGTCTGGTTTAATGGGCCAAATGCCAGCACGCTTGGGGTACCAGCCAACCTTAGGTACTGAATTGTCACAACTCGAAGATCGTATTGCCAATACTGATACGGGTGCGATTACTTCCATTCAAGCGGTATACGTGCCGGCAGACGACTTTACCGATCCCGCTGCGGTGCATACTTTTTCACATCTATCGGCATCAATTGTGCTATCGCGGAAACGGGCCAGTGAAGGACTTTACCCAGCCATTGATCCGTTGCAATCTAATTCTAAAATGGCCACTCCGAGTATTATCGGTCAACGCCACTACGACTTGGCGCAGAAAATACGCAGCACGTTGGCACAATATGAAGAACTTAAAGACATTATCGCCATGTTAGGTATGGAACAGCTATCGGCAGCAGATCATAAAATTGTGGCACGCGCTCGTCGCCTTGAACGTTTTTTTACTCAACCTTTTTTTACCACAGAACAGTTCACAAGTATGCCAGGGAAATTGGTAAGTCTTAGTGAAGCATTAGATGGCTGCGAACGAATTCTACTCGATGAATTTAAAGACTATCCAGAAAGTGCTCTGTATATGATTGGCTCAATTGATGAAGCCATAAACCCTAAGCTTGAGAAAATAAACGCACAGCCAACTGTAGATAAGCAAACGGACAAACAAGGTACGTAA
- a CDS encoding NCS2 family permease yields the protein MKSEQTLSDTAVSDSFLDRYFNISARGSTLKREVIAGLTTFLAMVYSVIVVPNMLGTAGFDPAAVFIATCLIAAFGSLLMGLWANLPMAIGCAISLTAFTAFSMVLGQGISIPVTLGAIFLMGIVFTLVSVTGIRQWVLTNLPTGIAHGTGIGIGLFLLLIATNSVKLIVSNDAGLPVKLGDINSLPVIATIVGLAMTIGLERRGMPGGILLVIVGLSIFGLIFDPSVTYQGLFALPDLMSETSLIGQLDIMGALNPVVLPIVLALVMTAIFDATGTIRAVAGQAELLDDKDNIVGGGKALTSDSVSSIFAGVVGGAPAAVYIESAAGTAAGGKTGLTATIVGVLFLMMMFLAPLSFLVPAYATAPALMYVGLLMLSNVTKLDFDDKVDAMAGLTCAVFIILSCNIVTGIMLGFVTLVIGRICSGEWRKLRLGVMLITLGLVAFYMGGWAI from the coding sequence ATGAAGTCTGAACAGACTCTCTCTGACACTGCTGTTTCTGATTCATTTTTGGATCGCTATTTCAATATTTCTGCCCGGGGAAGCACCTTAAAACGTGAAGTCATTGCTGGCTTAACAACGTTTTTGGCTATGGTTTATTCGGTAATTGTAGTGCCAAATATGCTGGGCACTGCAGGGTTTGACCCTGCTGCGGTGTTTATCGCTACCTGTTTAATTGCCGCGTTTGGTTCGCTGCTCATGGGACTATGGGCTAATTTACCAATGGCCATTGGTTGTGCAATTTCACTCACCGCGTTTACTGCATTTAGTATGGTGCTAGGCCAGGGAATATCGATTCCTGTCACCCTTGGCGCTATTTTCCTTATGGGTATCGTATTTACACTTGTGAGTGTCACCGGTATTCGTCAATGGGTACTCACTAACCTGCCAACCGGTATTGCTCACGGTACGGGGATTGGTATTGGTTTGTTTTTACTCCTTATTGCAACCAATAGCGTGAAATTGATTGTATCAAATGATGCGGGTTTACCTGTAAAGCTTGGTGATATTAATAGCTTACCGGTTATCGCTACCATTGTTGGTCTTGCTATGACGATAGGGCTTGAGCGCCGAGGTATGCCTGGTGGCATATTGCTGGTCATCGTAGGGTTATCAATCTTTGGGTTAATATTTGATCCTAGCGTGACATATCAAGGTTTATTTGCTTTGCCGGACTTAATGTCTGAAACATCGCTAATTGGTCAGCTCGATATTATGGGTGCATTGAATCCAGTGGTGCTGCCTATTGTGTTGGCATTAGTGATGACCGCTATCTTCGATGCAACTGGCACAATTAGAGCGGTTGCAGGGCAAGCGGAACTTCTCGATGATAAAGACAATATTGTTGGTGGTGGTAAGGCACTGACATCAGATTCTGTTAGCAGTATTTTTGCAGGCGTGGTCGGGGGGGCTCCAGCAGCGGTTTATATTGAATCCGCAGCAGGAACCGCTGCAGGTGGTAAAACGGGTCTGACCGCGACCATCGTTGGCGTGCTATTTTTGATGATGATGTTCTTAGCGCCGCTAAGCTTTTTAGTACCTGCTTATGCTACTGCTCCAGCGCTGATGTATGTTGGTTTACTAATGCTAAGCAATGTCACCAAGCTTGATTTTGACGATAAAGTAGATGCAATGGCAGGCCTAACCTGCGCAGTATTTATCATTTTAAGCTGCAATATCGTTACCGGAATTATGCTTGGTTTTGTTACCTTGGTTATTGGCCGCATATGCAGTGGCGAGTGGCGTAAACTGCGACTTGGGGTTATGTTAATTACACTCGGTTTAGTCGCTTTCTATATGGGTGGTTGGGCGATTTAA
- the ftsH gene encoding ATP-dependent zinc metalloprotease FtsH, which produces MTDNKIPTNNNDTTKKSESTPQQTPHPFDAHTLMWILMFFAAYTIFSGLFAQKTPEISYSDFKKAVISNQVSSISFKGDQIYGIYIEKDADKTKTFHTVIPPTTDTNLMPVLETNKVNISAKSSADPQWLSILIGIVPWLLIIAFFIYSSRMLQQKMGGKDGFMGFSKSKARLFETKDNEINYDDVAGVEGAKQDLQEIIDYLKKPEEFNKLGAKMPRGILLMGPPGTGKTMLAKATAHEAGVPFFSISGSEFIEMFIGVGASRVRDLFKEARDKAPALIFIDEIDSVGRVRGTGLGGGNDEREQTLNQILAEMDGFSVGEAVVVLAATNRPDVLDPALLRPGRFDRKVTFELPQQEARIKILKVHTRKVPIELNFDYKELASMTVGFSGADLANLVNEAALSAARKKADTVTRDDFNQAHDKIIMGSERKDLLNPSERKRTAVHESGHAIAALFLPNSDPLRQVSIIPRGRALGATEQLPVEDRHNYTQSYLETRLSVMLGGRVAEKIVLDDTSSGASNDLEQATHLAKMMVTQWGMSDAIGPIHFKVGSEHPFLGYEIQQEKDFSEKTATTIDQEIYRIIKEAEQTTFAILLQHRDDLNRLVEELLNKETLDIHMIEAMLKPKD; this is translated from the coding sequence ATGACAGACAACAAAATCCCAACTAACAATAACGACACGACTAAAAAATCGGAATCAACGCCGCAGCAAACGCCGCATCCTTTTGATGCTCACACGTTAATGTGGATATTGATGTTCTTTGCCGCTTATACCATTTTTTCAGGTTTATTTGCCCAAAAAACCCCAGAGATTTCATATTCGGATTTTAAAAAGGCAGTCATTTCTAATCAGGTATCATCCATCTCTTTCAAAGGCGACCAAATTTACGGTATCTATATCGAAAAAGATGCAGACAAAACCAAAACCTTCCATACCGTTATCCCCCCCACTACAGACACCAATTTAATGCCTGTTCTCGAAACAAATAAAGTCAATATTTCAGCTAAGTCTTCTGCTGATCCCCAATGGCTTTCCATTTTGATCGGCATTGTTCCCTGGTTGTTAATTATTGCTTTTTTTATCTACTCAAGCCGAATGCTGCAACAAAAAATGGGCGGGAAAGATGGTTTTATGGGCTTTTCAAAGTCTAAGGCGAGATTGTTTGAAACCAAAGACAATGAAATTAATTACGACGATGTCGCCGGCGTAGAAGGCGCCAAACAAGACCTTCAAGAAATCATCGATTACTTAAAAAAACCTGAAGAATTTAATAAGCTTGGCGCAAAAATGCCTCGGGGTATTTTATTAATGGGGCCACCAGGAACCGGTAAAACCATGCTAGCAAAAGCCACAGCTCATGAAGCTGGAGTGCCTTTTTTTAGTATAAGCGGATCAGAATTTATCGAGATGTTTATTGGTGTTGGTGCTTCCCGTGTTCGCGACCTGTTTAAAGAAGCAAGAGATAAAGCTCCGGCCCTGATTTTTATCGACGAAATTGACTCCGTTGGCCGCGTTCGAGGCACAGGTCTCGGTGGTGGCAATGACGAAAGAGAGCAAACACTTAATCAAATTCTCGCAGAGATGGACGGATTCTCAGTAGGTGAAGCGGTTGTGGTATTAGCTGCAACAAATCGCCCCGATGTGCTAGACCCAGCGCTATTAAGACCGGGGAGATTTGATAGAAAAGTAACGTTTGAATTACCTCAACAAGAAGCGAGAATAAAAATATTAAAAGTACATACTCGTAAAGTGCCGATTGAGTTAAATTTTGATTACAAAGAATTAGCCAGCATGACCGTTGGGTTTTCAGGCGCTGATCTTGCCAATTTAGTCAATGAAGCTGCATTATCCGCAGCAAGAAAAAAAGCCGACACAGTAACAAGAGATGACTTTAATCAGGCCCATGACAAAATAATTATGGGAAGCGAGCGAAAAGATTTATTAAATCCATCGGAAAGAAAAAGAACGGCTGTTCACGAAAGCGGCCACGCCATCGCAGCATTATTCTTACCCAATAGCGATCCGCTTCGCCAAGTATCGATCATTCCACGCGGCCGAGCGTTAGGTGCAACAGAACAGCTCCCCGTTGAAGACCGACACAATTACACTCAATCTTATTTAGAAACACGGTTATCCGTTATGCTCGGCGGACGCGTAGCCGAAAAAATTGTCTTGGATGATACCAGTTCAGGTGCATCTAATGATTTAGAACAAGCAACCCACCTTGCAAAAATGATGGTCACCCAATGGGGGATGAGCGACGCCATTGGCCCCATTCATTTTAAAGTCGGCTCCGAACATCCTTTTCTTGGCTATGAAATACAACAAGAAAAAGATTTTAGTGAAAAAACAGCGACAACAATTGACCAAGAGATTTACCGAATAATAAAAGAAGCAGAACAAACAACCTTTGCCATTTTATTACAACACCGTGACGATCTAAATCGACTAGTTGAAGAACTACTCAACAAAGAAACCCTAGATATTCACATGATTGAAGCAATGCTAAAGCCTAAAGATTAA